In Hallerella succinigenes, the following are encoded in one genomic region:
- a CDS encoding TonB-dependent receptor plug domain-containing protein has product MVAAQENARTEALERTILFYGMVQDSSFAPGEKLNVEILETGEAIQTVVGENFFVKLPEDTLWNVCVTNSDTSGAEKEKCYELVYHGQDSVFSIALGDSAVIASETLRDSATCCSSQVILSEDLRDSATCCSSQVILSEDLRDSATCCSSQVILSEDLRDSATCCSSQVILSEDLRDSATCCSSQVILSEEKKSDVNVDDLLAASNSRVTEMKKVVVQLRRRPKRKAGESVVTAKSIKRMPGLAEADVIRSIQALPGVVASSDFSTKIYVRGGAADQNLFLYDNSVVYSPTHFFGLFSTFLVETIDEVQFYKSGFPAQYGNRLSSVLKMDGRAGGSDSVEEWLSKTSVKISTFAAQLHTEGHMGNARWVVAARQTYIGYMLALLRWLDAVDLDVDYEFTDIQGTFLYDFDPDNRLKFSFYVGWDKLAFDPLYMDWGNVAIPINYFHRDGNWEYNATLAFSRFYQTMQVSDMIDIGMDLFTYAGKQWINYKGFDDHTLTFGYDLEYDQSEFYEHAMSVKLVDHQYPFHHVGYLQDAWRLAADWTLTYGVRLNYQTLAEHFGVEPRASLVWQMTDRQRFELYGGRYLQYMNSIMFSDQESLNEFYYPIVTTSDGRHMKPASSYLFALEYSHRDFIFNGYNFTAGAYYKTQKDLKTFTMAQDSTDETTSDDFVMADYFGTARGYSLGYELSLRKDEGSWFGGINWSQSVSVVRSDDGTDAYFPNWHQPYALKMDAGLNWRGKNGMFAPNAKTYFRSSIILKYSAGMPMTNYVGYFYEDRVDPQVYSDAIQVVPGGRNEGRQSDYFRIDVKVVDWGKENKWNFSWTIINLTNHENLFYSFYDTSENPPKKTNIYQFPYLPVMLNYEYYF; this is encoded by the coding sequence ATGGTCGCCGCTCAAGAGAACGCTCGTACGGAAGCTCTTGAAAGAACGATTCTTTTTTACGGCATGGTGCAAGATTCTTCTTTTGCGCCAGGCGAAAAGCTCAATGTGGAAATCCTCGAGACCGGAGAAGCGATCCAGACAGTCGTCGGGGAAAACTTTTTTGTAAAACTTCCCGAAGATACGCTCTGGAATGTCTGCGTTACGAATTCGGATACGTCAGGGGCAGAAAAAGAAAAATGCTATGAGCTAGTGTATCACGGTCAAGACAGTGTCTTTAGCATAGCGCTTGGCGACAGTGCTGTTATTGCGAGTGAAACTTTACGAGACTCTGCAACTTGTTGCAGTAGTCAAGTTATCCTTTCCGAGGATTTACGAGACTCTGCAACTTGTTGCAGTAGTCAAGTTATCCTCTCCGAGGATTTACGAGACTCTGCAACTTGTTGCAGTAGTCAAGTTATCCTCTCCGAGGATTTACGAGACTCTGCAACTTGTTGCAGTAGTCAAGTTATCCTCTCCGAGGATTTACGAGACTCTGCAACTTGTTGCAGTAGTCAAGTTATCCTCTCCGAGGAGAAAAAATCCGACGTAAACGTCGACGACCTCTTGGCGGCCTCGAATTCCCGAGTGACAGAAATGAAGAAGGTCGTGGTGCAGCTTCGGCGCCGGCCCAAGCGCAAGGCTGGCGAATCTGTCGTCACGGCAAAGAGCATCAAGCGCATGCCGGGCCTTGCCGAAGCGGACGTGATCCGGAGCATTCAGGCCCTCCCGGGTGTTGTCGCGAGTTCGGACTTTAGCACAAAGATTTATGTGCGCGGTGGTGCTGCGGACCAGAACCTTTTTCTTTACGACAACTCGGTCGTTTATTCTCCGACGCATTTCTTTGGACTTTTTAGCACGTTCCTGGTAGAAACGATTGACGAAGTCCAATTCTACAAGAGCGGTTTCCCGGCGCAGTACGGCAACCGCTTGAGTTCCGTCCTCAAAATGGATGGCCGTGCCGGGGGCTCGGATTCTGTGGAAGAATGGCTTTCGAAAACGAGCGTGAAAATCAGTACCTTTGCAGCCCAGCTCCATACGGAAGGCCACATGGGAAATGCCCGTTGGGTCGTGGCCGCACGTCAAACCTATATCGGATACATGCTTGCTTTATTGCGCTGGCTAGATGCGGTTGATCTAGATGTGGATTATGAATTTACGGATATTCAAGGAACTTTCCTGTATGATTTTGATCCGGATAATCGATTGAAATTCAGCTTTTATGTGGGCTGGGATAAGCTGGCCTTCGATCCGCTTTACATGGATTGGGGAAACGTCGCCATTCCGATCAATTACTTCCATCGCGATGGAAACTGGGAATACAACGCGACTCTTGCCTTTAGCCGATTCTACCAGACAATGCAAGTTTCGGACATGATCGATATCGGCATGGACCTCTTTACTTATGCGGGAAAGCAATGGATCAATTATAAAGGGTTTGACGATCACACGTTGACTTTTGGTTATGATCTGGAATATGACCAGTCTGAATTTTATGAACATGCGATGAGCGTAAAGCTTGTCGATCATCAGTATCCGTTCCATCATGTGGGATATTTGCAAGATGCCTGGAGATTAGCGGCGGATTGGACCCTGACTTACGGCGTGCGTTTGAATTACCAGACTCTTGCCGAACATTTTGGCGTGGAACCGCGAGCTTCCTTGGTCTGGCAGATGACCGACCGTCAACGCTTTGAACTTTACGGCGGACGCTATTTGCAGTATATGAATTCAATCATGTTCAGCGATCAGGAATCCTTGAACGAATTTTACTATCCGATCGTAACGACTTCGGATGGTCGCCATATGAAGCCTGCTAGTTCTTACCTTTTTGCTTTGGAATATTCACATCGGGACTTCATTTTCAATGGTTACAATTTTACGGCCGGAGCCTATTACAAAACGCAAAAAGATCTAAAGACATTCACCATGGCGCAAGATTCGACGGATGAAACGACGAGCGATGATTTTGTGATGGCGGATTATTTTGGAACGGCTCGGGGTTATTCTTTGGGTTACGAGCTTTCGCTGCGTAAAGATGAAGGCTCGTGGTTTGGAGGCATTAACTGGAGTCAGAGCGTGAGCGTTGTCCGCTCGGATGACGGCACGGATGCTTATTTTCCGAATTGGCATCAACCTTATGCGCTTAAAATGGATGCGGGCTTGAACTGGCGCGGTAAAAATGGAATGTTTGCCCCGAATGCAAAGACTTATTTCCGCTCGTCCATTATTTTGAAGTATTCGGCGGGAATGCCGATGACGAATTACGTGGGTTATTTTTATGAAGATCGTGTCGATCCGCAAGTCTATTCGGATGCGATTCAGGTGGTCCCGGGAGGCCGAAACGAAGGCCGCCAATCGGATTACTTCCGCATCGACGTGAAAGTGGTGGATTGGGGAAAAGAAAATAAATGGAATTTTAGTTGGACAATTATCAATTTGACAAATCATGAAAATCTGTTCTATAGTTTCTACGATACGAGCGAGAACCCTCCAAAGAAAACGAATATTTATCAGTTCCCTTATTTGCCGGTGATGCTGAACTATGAGTATTATTTCTAA
- a CDS encoding IS4 family transposase, with translation MAKSTFFTGQPVFAQLCKYLDRDEILRISTESGGERYRKSFDAWTHLLSMLYAVVMRFDSLREIEASALTFVSRMPHLQMSCVPKRSTLGDANAKRSESIFGDTYFSLLRAHRSRLLPDSRLNGLPGWLGRLKIIDSTTVTLFSNLVFRGVGRDPKIGKKKGGIKVHTVISANEGVPGDIKFTSAATHDSFMLKPCDFDDGDVLAMDRAYIDYEKLEDLTQHGVTYVTKMKRNLTYETVSESVLLDDGRYRNRSVRDVVFHKGATTHRARIISYTETKTSRRGSKEQEVQLLTNSHDLGVDEVIAIYQRRWQIESLFKQLKQNFPLRYFSGVSENAIKTQIWVTLIANLLLTLVQRSLERRWSFSGLATMMRIILMLYIDMFDFFEHPTRDWERMLQHPPCPS, from the coding sequence ATGGCCAAAAGTACATTTTTTACCGGACAGCCGGTCTTCGCGCAACTCTGCAAGTATCTCGACAGGGACGAAATCCTCAGAATCAGCACGGAATCCGGCGGAGAACGCTACAGAAAGTCCTTTGACGCATGGACTCACCTGCTTTCGATGCTCTATGCGGTCGTGATGCGGTTCGATTCCCTGCGGGAGATAGAGGCGTCTGCGCTGACATTCGTGAGCAGAATGCCGCACCTGCAGATGAGCTGCGTGCCCAAGCGGAGTACGCTGGGGGACGCCAACGCGAAGAGAAGCGAGTCCATCTTCGGGGACACCTATTTCAGCCTGCTAAGAGCGCACAGAAGCCGACTTTTACCGGACAGCCGCCTCAACGGGCTGCCCGGATGGCTGGGACGGCTCAAAATCATCGATTCCACAACGGTGACGCTGTTCTCCAACCTGGTTTTCAGGGGTGTCGGCAGGGACCCGAAAATTGGAAAGAAGAAAGGCGGCATAAAGGTCCATACAGTCATCAGCGCGAACGAGGGGGTTCCCGGCGACATCAAGTTTACTTCCGCGGCCACCCACGACAGCTTCATGCTCAAGCCATGCGACTTTGACGACGGCGACGTGCTCGCCATGGACCGCGCCTACATCGACTATGAAAAGCTGGAGGATCTGACGCAGCATGGCGTTACCTACGTGACCAAGATGAAAAGAAACCTGACCTACGAGACGGTCTCGGAGAGCGTCCTGCTCGACGATGGCAGGTACCGGAACAGGTCGGTCAGGGACGTCGTGTTCCACAAGGGCGCTACAACGCATAGGGCCCGGATTATCTCGTACACCGAGACCAAGACTTCGAGGAGAGGGAGCAAGGAGCAGGAGGTCCAGCTGCTGACAAACAGCCACGATCTCGGCGTGGATGAAGTTATCGCCATCTATCAAAGGCGCTGGCAGATCGAATCGCTTTTCAAGCAACTTAAGCAGAACTTTCCCCTGCGCTACTTCTCTGGGGTGAGCGAGAACGCCATCAAGACCCAGATCTGGGTAACCCTCATCGCGAACCTTCTCCTGACCCTTGTGCAGCGCAGCCTTGAACGGCGCTGGAGCTTTTCCGGACTTGCGACAATGATGCGAATAATCCTGATGCTCTACATTGACATGTTTGACTTTTTTGAACATCCCACAAGGGACTGGGAACGCATGCTGCAGCATCCACCTTGCCCATCGTAG
- a CDS encoding NgoPII family restriction endonuclease, which produces MSNIIDAIINLVNYKNNSLLENTAGNNRANNSGDGLEEYVKDLFAGTFDIEGAQRLEKIGETFSYLGNNSNPPDAMLREGDAIEVKKIETPNSALALNSSYPKNKLFASSSMISQACKNAEAWKSKDIMYIVGFVQSNRLKQLSIVYGMDYCADESCYLRIKNTIKESVESIPSIEFAESRELGHINKVDPLGITYMRVRGMWGIENPWKVFSYVYNRTFNSNFSFVCIINDEKWATFANTSSLLNLATTERSLNISNIRIKDPNNPANLQDAKLISFSF; this is translated from the coding sequence ATGAGCAATATCATTGATGCAATCATCAATCTCGTGAATTACAAAAACAATTCCCTTCTTGAAAATACTGCGGGAAACAATAGAGCTAACAATTCCGGTGATGGTTTGGAAGAATACGTCAAAGACCTTTTTGCAGGAACATTCGATATTGAAGGAGCTCAAAGGCTAGAAAAGATCGGTGAAACATTTTCCTATTTAGGAAATAATTCCAATCCACCAGACGCCATGTTACGAGAAGGGGACGCGATTGAAGTCAAGAAAATAGAAACTCCCAATTCTGCACTAGCATTAAACAGCAGTTACCCCAAAAACAAACTGTTTGCTAGCAGTTCAATGATAAGCCAAGCTTGCAAAAACGCTGAAGCATGGAAAAGCAAAGACATCATGTATATTGTCGGATTCGTGCAAAGCAACCGACTAAAGCAATTGAGCATAGTCTATGGCATGGATTATTGCGCAGACGAATCCTGTTATTTGAGAATAAAGAATACCATCAAAGAATCCGTAGAAAGCATTCCTTCAATTGAATTTGCCGAATCACGAGAACTCGGCCATATCAATAAGGTCGATCCCCTAGGCATAACATATATGCGCGTTCGTGGCATGTGGGGCATAGAAAATCCTTGGAAAGTTTTCTCTTATGTTTACAACCGAACTTTTAACAGTAATTTTTCTTTTGTATGCATTATCAATGATGAAAAATGGGCAACATTTGCAAATACCTCATCTTTGTTGAATTTGGCAACAACCGAAAGATCTTTAAACATTTCCAACATTCGTATCAAAGACCCAAACAATCCAGCAAATTTGCAAGACGCAAAACTAATTTCTTTTAGCTTTTAA
- a CDS encoding MBOAT family O-acyltransferase — translation MVFSSQIFLFYFLPLFFAGYYLLVWRKARHSTLNFFITVFSYLFYGWMEPWLVLLMFGTTFVNYLAGRSISALGASNTQRNLALLLSVIVNLGTLGFFKYYMFTMGGVNALVELLGGEPFSVLRVLLPVGISFYTFQAMSYTIDVWRGDAPPVKNFATFACYVSLFPQLVAGPIVRYNTVAEELDTREHTAENWMQGMTYFCIGFAKKILIANQVGAIADRVFEAADPGVLNSWWGSVAYMMQIYFDFSAYSDMAVGLGLMLGFHFPRNFNGPYRSASISEFWSRWHISLTRWLRDYLYIPLGGNRVSKRRTYVNLFLVMFASGVWHGAAMTFICWGLYHAFFMIVERFNGKQALYSKAPKIAQILLTQIIVLFGWVLFRSPDIASAVHMWGSMLGLVPVNPANPILTAEIFTPTTIVFMAIAFIFAVSPFRAFDWCQKISPVRTIVAFALFAFAVLALFTQTYNPFLYFQF, via the coding sequence ATGGTCTTTTCTTCCCAGATTTTTTTGTTCTATTTTCTTCCGCTCTTTTTTGCGGGATATTATCTGCTGGTGTGGCGTAAGGCGCGCCATTCCACGCTGAATTTTTTCATCACCGTTTTCAGTTACCTTTTTTACGGCTGGATGGAACCTTGGCTTGTGCTGCTCATGTTCGGCACGACCTTTGTGAACTATCTTGCGGGGCGTTCGATTTCGGCTTTGGGAGCTTCCAATACACAGCGGAACCTTGCCCTGTTGCTGTCGGTGATTGTGAACCTGGGAACTCTCGGATTCTTTAAGTATTACATGTTCACGATGGGCGGTGTGAATGCCCTTGTGGAACTTTTGGGTGGTGAGCCGTTTTCGGTTTTGCGCGTTTTATTGCCGGTGGGTATTTCGTTCTACACCTTCCAGGCAATGAGCTATACGATTGACGTGTGGCGTGGCGATGCGCCTCCGGTGAAAAACTTTGCGACTTTTGCCTGCTATGTTTCGCTTTTCCCGCAGCTGGTGGCGGGTCCGATTGTGCGTTACAATACGGTCGCGGAAGAACTCGATACGCGTGAACATACCGCGGAAAATTGGATGCAGGGCATGACGTATTTCTGCATCGGTTTTGCCAAGAAGATCTTGATTGCAAATCAGGTCGGTGCGATTGCGGACCGCGTTTTTGAAGCGGCGGATCCGGGCGTTTTGAATTCTTGGTGGGGAAGCGTCGCTTACATGATGCAAATCTACTTTGATTTTTCGGCGTATTCGGATATGGCGGTGGGCCTTGGGCTCATGCTCGGATTCCACTTTCCGCGGAACTTTAATGGGCCGTACCGTTCGGCGAGCATTTCGGAATTCTGGAGCCGTTGGCATATTTCGCTGACCCGTTGGCTGCGCGATTACCTGTACATTCCGCTCGGCGGGAATCGCGTTTCGAAGCGTCGCACGTATGTGAACCTATTTTTAGTTATGTTCGCGTCTGGCGTGTGGCATGGAGCCGCAATGACGTTTATCTGTTGGGGACTTTACCACGCTTTCTTTATGATCGTGGAACGCTTTAATGGAAAGCAGGCGCTTTATTCCAAGGCTCCGAAGATAGCGCAGATTTTGCTCACGCAGATTATTGTGCTGTTCGGCTGGGTGCTCTTCCGCTCTCCGGATATCGCGTCGGCTGTTCACATGTGGGGTTCGATGCTCGGACTTGTGCCGGTGAATCCTGCAAATCCGATTCTCACGGCAGAAATCTTTACGCCGACTACGATCGTGTTTATGGCGATTGCTTTTATTTTCGCGGTGTCGCCGTTCCGCGCTTTTGACTGGTGCCAAAAAATCAGCCCGGTCCGAACGATTGTTGCCTTTGCGCTTTTTGCGTTTGCCGTGTTAGCGCTATTTACACAAACGTATAATCCGTTCCTGTATTTCCAGTTTTAA
- a CDS encoding DNA cytosine methyltransferase: MAKTAFKIVSLFSGCGGLDKGFENAGFKIIWANEYDKSIWATFEANYPNVPLDHRSITEISENEIPDCDGILGGPPCQSWSEAGAGRGINDKRGQLFYDYIRVLKAKQPKFFLCENVSGILSSRHYKSFQEFLNKFEEAGYNVSWKLVNANDYNVPEDRERVIIVGYRKDLNKKFIHPEPLEHKPNLKEAIGDLPEAVPAQKFNKANKDLSIPNHEYMTGGFSPIFMSRNRVRSWDEPSFTIQAGGRQAPLHPKAPKMVKVEKNKQIFAPGHESEYRRLSVRECARIQTFPDDYKFIYKDVSIGYKVIGNAVPVNLAYAMAMQIKKDLK, encoded by the coding sequence GTGGCAAAAACAGCTTTTAAAATAGTCTCTCTCTTCTCGGGATGCGGTGGACTAGACAAAGGTTTTGAAAACGCTGGATTTAAAATCATATGGGCAAACGAATACGACAAATCCATATGGGCAACTTTCGAAGCCAATTATCCTAACGTTCCTTTAGATCATAGAAGTATAACGGAGATTTCTGAAAACGAGATTCCAGATTGCGATGGAATTCTCGGTGGTCCACCTTGTCAAAGTTGGAGCGAAGCTGGAGCAGGAAGAGGAATAAACGACAAACGAGGGCAATTGTTTTATGACTACATTCGCGTATTAAAAGCGAAACAACCGAAGTTTTTCTTATGCGAAAACGTATCAGGGATTCTTAGCTCTAGACATTATAAATCATTCCAGGAGTTTTTAAATAAATTCGAAGAAGCCGGATATAATGTTTCCTGGAAGCTCGTCAATGCAAATGATTACAATGTTCCCGAAGACAGAGAACGAGTCATCATCGTTGGTTACAGAAAAGATTTAAACAAAAAATTCATTCATCCAGAACCTTTAGAACATAAACCAAATCTAAAGGAAGCTATTGGCGATTTGCCTGAAGCCGTTCCCGCCCAAAAATTCAACAAAGCAAATAAAGACTTAAGCATTCCCAATCATGAATATATGACGGGAGGATTCTCCCCCATATTTATGTCACGCAATAGAGTGCGTAGCTGGGACGAGCCTTCATTTACAATTCAAGCGGGCGGACGACAAGCTCCACTTCATCCCAAAGCACCCAAAATGGTCAAGGTCGAAAAGAACAAACAAATTTTCGCACCAGGTCACGAATCAGAATATAGACGATTAAGCGTTCGCGAATGTGCAAGAATTCAAACATTTCCTGACGATTACAAGTTCATCTATAAAGATGTTTCTATTGGCTATAAAGTCATCGGCAATGCAGTTCCTGTTAATCTTGCCTACGCTATGGCAATGCAAATCAAAAAGGATTTGAAATGA
- a CDS encoding nuclease-related domain-containing protein has protein sequence MQHKYRTRIQGESLQAKIREYEFKILEQVIFPLYFGIVSLFAWGLSLGWMTFNYITATICTIVMLFFIIRSYRKIKKLRWTLDKYRKGLEGERLVGETLNQLSGDTTYVFHDIPGERFNVDHIIVSTRGVYVIETKHFDRNLCHEFFFDGSMVYRLLKNGKRFPCPKLLPQIDGEAQFIRQEIEKRAEIKLPVIKVAILIGSFIHNDGKLNDYWLLNEKAFVKFFKAQKEIYDKTLVNTIANQIREMVKIDVDG, from the coding sequence ATGCAGCACAAATACCGTACAAGAATCCAGGGCGAATCCCTGCAGGCAAAGATTCGTGAATATGAATTCAAAATTCTAGAGCAAGTGATTTTTCCCTTGTATTTCGGAATTGTAAGTCTTTTTGCTTGGGGACTTAGCTTGGGATGGATGACGTTTAATTATATCACGGCGACTATTTGTACGATCGTGATGCTTTTCTTTATTATTCGCAGCTACAGAAAAATCAAAAAGCTTCGCTGGACTTTGGATAAATACCGTAAAGGGCTGGAAGGGGAGCGTTTGGTAGGTGAAACCCTGAACCAGTTAAGCGGCGATACGACTTATGTATTCCATGATATTCCGGGAGAACGCTTTAATGTGGACCACATTATTGTGAGCACACGAGGCGTATATGTCATTGAAACCAAGCACTTTGATCGCAATCTGTGTCATGAATTCTTTTTTGACGGTTCGATGGTGTATCGTCTGCTGAAAAATGGCAAGCGTTTTCCTTGTCCCAAGTTATTGCCGCAAATCGATGGGGAAGCGCAATTCATCCGTCAGGAAATTGAAAAGCGAGCAGAGATCAAATTGCCGGTTATTAAGGTGGCGATTTTGATCGGCTCTTTTATTCATAATGATGGTAAATTGAATGATTATTGGCTACTCAATGAAAAAGCTTTCGTAAAGTTCTTCAAAGCACAGAAAGAAATTTACGACAAGACTCTCGTCAATACAATCGCGAATCAGATTCGCGAAATGGTGAAGATTGACGTGGATGGCTAA
- a CDS encoding ORF6N domain-containing protein — translation MARGLFFMGAKMKKDESHEIVALNSLTATGIEKMILVIRDKQVLLDRDLAMLYGVETRAINQAVKRNLERFPERNCFQLTRDELPDSLKSQIVILNESGNKRGLHVKKCPLH, via the coding sequence ATGGCAAGAGGTCTTTTTTTTATGGGAGCGAAAATGAAAAAAGATGAAAGTCATGAGATTGTCGCGTTAAATTCATTGACAGCGACAGGCATTGAGAAGATGATTCTTGTCATTCGCGATAAACAAGTGCTACTTGACCGTGATTTGGCAATGCTTTATGGAGTGGAAACTCGAGCCATAAATCAGGCTGTTAAGAGAAATTTGGAACGGTTTCCAGAAAGAAATTGTTTTCAATTGACTCGTGATGAATTGCCTGATTCTTTAAAATCACAGATTGTGATTTTAAACGAAAGTGGTAATAAGCGCGGTTTGCATGTAAAAAAATGCCCTTTGCATTAA
- a CDS encoding ATP-dependent DNA helicase RecG — protein sequence MDLSTLPGLGPKRLKALNASGLRSVSDLLYNIPRTWLDRTRLNKLSESHVGENVILIGKITRAGFIPGRTSRYMAVLDDGTGQVSLVFFRGARHWAKTISVGTRWCVIGKLGNYRGLQLVHPEMQRMGDDEDFSGGIEPVYTITEEEHSAKIEQKFFRTLYPKVFAMPNLSVPDAPPAELTEFMGLKPVLQNLKSLHMPKTFAEAMQAKLQLKKLELLPFCLRMNVRRRSLAFRGQARTLNDSAIADAKASLPFTLTAGQSKAVDQICEGLRGKKQFHALLQGDVGSGKTVVAMLAMLAVAKGGEQCALMAPTDILARQHYKSLKPFFDKAGIRTALLLGACSATEKKTISGELQMGMTQVVIGTHALFSKDVLFQNLTFVVIDEQHRFGVNQREALLKKGHFPDLLVMSATPIPRSLAMTLYGDLTPIVLNEKPAGRKPVKTRLVDPTKRDDMKKFLLKEVKTGNRLYWVVSRVEIDDEGGAKSVDEVAEELSSFTSEWKVGAIHGQMDEEERDRILNEFASGKIQVLVATTVIEVGVNVPEANLMVIDAPERFGLAQLHQLRGRVGRGNQDAWCFLIVPQTSPAHERLSRFASTDNGFEIAEMDMQDRGAGNLEGSEQSGAWVFRWFDWIQDKELIQRILDTAEEILDNKPGFSPEVQEKIQKWYALMPQGNADGVH from the coding sequence ATGGACTTGTCAACTCTCCCAGGCCTCGGACCGAAACGGCTCAAAGCACTCAACGCTTCCGGGCTTCGCTCCGTTTCGGATCTTCTTTACAATATTCCTCGCACCTGGCTAGACCGCACGCGTTTGAACAAATTATCCGAAAGCCATGTCGGAGAGAATGTGATTCTCATCGGTAAAATTACCCGGGCCGGATTTATCCCCGGTAGGACTTCCCGCTACATGGCCGTTCTCGACGACGGTACAGGTCAGGTGAGCCTTGTCTTTTTCCGCGGTGCTCGTCACTGGGCAAAAACGATTTCCGTGGGAACGCGCTGGTGCGTTATTGGCAAGCTCGGCAACTACCGCGGTTTACAGCTGGTGCATCCCGAAATGCAGCGCATGGGCGACGACGAAGATTTTTCGGGCGGTATTGAACCGGTCTACACGATTACGGAAGAAGAACACTCGGCAAAGATCGAACAAAAGTTTTTCCGGACGCTATACCCGAAAGTTTTCGCCATGCCGAACCTTTCCGTTCCGGACGCTCCCCCAGCGGAACTTACCGAGTTTATGGGATTAAAGCCCGTGCTGCAGAACTTAAAGAGCCTGCACATGCCAAAGACTTTCGCCGAAGCGATGCAGGCAAAGCTCCAGCTGAAAAAGCTAGAACTCCTGCCGTTCTGTCTGCGCATGAACGTGCGCCGTCGAAGCCTCGCCTTTCGCGGACAAGCCCGCACTCTAAACGATTCCGCAATCGCCGATGCCAAAGCCTCTTTACCGTTTACGCTTACCGCTGGGCAGTCGAAAGCTGTCGACCAGATCTGTGAAGGACTCCGCGGCAAAAAGCAGTTTCACGCCCTGCTCCAGGGAGACGTCGGCAGCGGCAAAACGGTCGTCGCCATGCTCGCCATGCTCGCCGTCGCCAAAGGCGGCGAACAGTGTGCCCTAATGGCTCCGACCGACATTCTCGCTCGACAGCATTACAAAAGCTTAAAACCTTTCTTCGACAAAGCAGGCATCCGCACGGCCCTTCTTCTCGGAGCGTGCAGCGCCACCGAAAAAAAGACCATTTCCGGGGAACTTCAAATGGGCATGACGCAAGTCGTCATCGGAACCCATGCGCTGTTTTCCAAAGACGTTCTTTTTCAGAACCTCACCTTTGTCGTCATCGATGAGCAGCACCGCTTTGGCGTAAACCAACGCGAAGCGCTCCTCAAAAAAGGACATTTTCCCGACCTGCTCGTGATGAGCGCAACGCCCATTCCACGAAGCCTCGCCATGACCCTTTACGGTGACTTGACTCCGATTGTTTTGAACGAAAAGCCCGCCGGAAGAAAGCCTGTGAAAACGCGCCTCGTCGACCCGACAAAGCGCGACGACATGAAAAAGTTTTTACTCAAAGAAGTGAAAACAGGCAACCGTCTTTACTGGGTCGTGAGCCGTGTGGAAATCGATGACGAAGGCGGAGCGAAAAGCGTCGATGAAGTCGCCGAAGAACTTTCCTCGTTCACCTCCGAATGGAAGGTCGGAGCAATCCACGGTCAAATGGACGAAGAAGAGCGCGATCGCATTTTAAACGAATTTGCATCGGGCAAAATTCAGGTTCTCGTCGCCACGACTGTGATCGAAGTCGGCGTGAACGTTCCGGAAGCAAACCTCATGGTCATCGACGCCCCGGAGCGTTTTGGACTTGCCCAGTTGCACCAGCTCCGCGGACGTGTGGGCCGTGGTAATCAAGACGCCTGGTGTTTTCTCATCGTGCCGCAGACTAGCCCCGCACACGAAAGGCTTTCCCGCTTCGCAAGTACGGATAACGGTTTTGAAATCGCTGAAATGGATATGCAGGACCGCGGCGCCGGAAACCTCGAAGGCTCCGAACAGAGCGGTGCATGGGTATTCCGCTGGTTCGACTGGATTCAAGACAAAGAACTCATCCAGCGCATTCTGGATACCGCCGAAGAAATCCTCGACAACAAACCGGGATTTTCTCCAGAGGTTCAAGAAAAAATTCAAAAATGGTACGCCTTGATGCCGCAAGGAAATGCGGACGGAGTCCATTAA